A window of Primulina huaijiensis isolate GDHJ02 chromosome 9, ASM1229523v2, whole genome shotgun sequence contains these coding sequences:
- the LOC140983994 gene encoding probable inactive dual specificity protein phosphatase-like At4g18593 — MLVCSINYCNGYSATVDDTTASSDPKPSVMQYRCKKCRRIVASEEYIVSHELGVGPKRIEENSAGMQCNCGTWINHAFQLHKSRIDECRI, encoded by the exons ATGTTAGTGTGTTCAATAAACTATTGCAATGGATATTCAGCAACTGTGGATGACACTACTGCGAGTTCTGATCCAAAACCCTCAGTCATGCAGTACCGCTGCAAAAAATGCCGTCGAATTGTTGCTTCAGAAGAATATATTGTTTCCCATGAGCTCGGAGTGGGGCCAAAGAGGA TTGAAGAGAACTCGGCTGGCATGCAATGCAATTGCGGAACATGGATTAATCATGCATTTCAGCTCCACAAAAGTCGCATAGACGAGTGCCGCATTTAA
- the LOC140984786 gene encoding olee1-like protein: MASLTQVALLFAGALCLMCLPGIVHSTAPQFFVEGKVYCEVCRANFINKLSEPMAGAKVRLECRGEEAGNITYSVEGETNGTGLYRLPVEGDHDGELCEITLVKSSRPDCDDLPDEGWAQKPASRVTLTTHNGIQGDTRDANPLGFAKKVALQPQCSELFKELDIDQDS, encoded by the exons ATGGCAAGCCTAACACAAGTTGCACTCCTCTTCGCTGGGGCTCTATGCTTGATGTGTCTCCCTGGCATCGTCCACTCCACAGCCCCTCAATTCTTTGTTGAAGGAAAGGTCTATTGTGAAGTCTGTCGAGCCAATTTCATCAATAAACTCAGCGAGCCTATGGCAG GGGCAAAGGTTCGATTGGAATGCAGAGGAGAGGAAGCAGGTAATATAACATACAGCGTGGAGGGAGAAACCAATGGCACGGGACTCTATCGGCTGCCAGTCGAGGGTGATCATGATGGAGAACTATGCGAAATAACATTGGTGAAGAGCAGCAGGCCTGATTGTGATGATCTCCCAGATGAAGGATGGGCACAAAAACCAGCATCAAGAGTCACACTCACCACTCACAATGGTATTCAAGGCGACACCCGCGACGCGAACCCCCTTGGCTTCGCCAAAAAAGTGGCATTGCAGCCACAATGCTCTGAGCTCTTCAAGGAGTTAGATATTGATCAAGACTCGTAG